The proteins below come from a single Oenanthe melanoleuca isolate GR-GAL-2019-014 chromosome Z, OMel1.0, whole genome shotgun sequence genomic window:
- the CENPH gene encoding centromere protein H yields the protein MATAEAAAARVPAQTRTPAPAPAPARELEPTPARAGAHGGGGGGGGDCNVDILTVLRTRDKLKEQLMECKTAVLSEKEKFLDYPAEENFIQSATEDLQKNIEEVKVSFQNKTLALQRIQIMDALRKKLKQNDEDSRLILETRKRILLLSRTIIEYQEQARHKEQELIDIKRKRLLLKNRLQKLQEMQTTMKKEKEKRESVDGVEIQEMLQTLQNTRKTTTILQNVLQGIIFGSTVNWAEDPSLKAIVLKLEKNVYFQ from the exons ATGGCGACagcggaggcggcggcggctcggGTCCCTGCTCAGACTcggaccccggccccggccccagccccggcccgggaGCTCGAGCCGACTCCGGCTCGGGCGGGGGCCCAtgggggcggcggcggcggcggcggtgaCTGTAACGTGGATATCCTCACTGTGCTCCG CACGAGGGACAAATTGAAGGAGCAGTTAATGGAGTGCAAGACTGCCGTTCTTTCCG agaaagaaaaattccttgattatccagctgaagaaaattttATCCAGAG tGCCACAGAAGATTTGCAAAAAAATATAGAGGAAGTAAAAGTCTCTTTCCAGAACAAGACATTGGCCTTGCAAAG AATCCAAATTATGGATGCCTTGagaaagaaattgaaacaaaatgaTGAGGACTCACG GCTGATCTTGGAAACAAGGAAACGCATACTATTGCTTAGCCGGACAATAATTGAATATCAGGAG cAAGCACGTCACAAGGAACAAGAGTTGATtgacattaaaagaaaaagactcT TACTAAAAAACAGACTACAGAAACTACAGGAAATGCAGACCAcgatgaaaaaggaaaaggagaaaagagaaagtgtGGATGGCGTTGAAATACAGGAGATGCTTCAAACATTACAGAACACAAGAAAGACAACTACAATACTTCAAAACGTGCTCCAG GGCATCATATTTGGAAGCACAGTTAACTGGGCAGAAG